One Phycisphaerae bacterium RAS2 DNA window includes the following coding sequences:
- a CDS encoding putative permease YjgP/YjgQ family protein, producing MLKTLDRYVLRAFLTNYVIALAVCVGLYVILDLFVNLDEFTSVKSQSTAETIRKIIDFYSYNLLLYFAQLAGVITLVAGCFTFGRMHRTNELTAVLASGTSLYRMAAPVLIAAMAMNALWFFDQEVLIPRYADKLVRKHNDIEGRNAFAVWFQPDKNNSLVSASMFQPRVREMRGVVIMKRDQNARLTEVIQADQARWDEEEQMWHLANGTQMKLGATSDPAGADALGQLPIKAYASDLTPKELALQQATMWVNFLSLAELGRLQERFPGGSAEIVKVRHKRITTMIINMILLCLGVPFYLSRERHSVIVAGGRCLLMCAACYVFAFICQSVSLPGFLDPALPEWLPVMVFLPVAAVMMASVKT from the coding sequence ATGCTCAAGACGCTCGACCGCTATGTCCTTCGTGCCTTTCTCACCAACTACGTCATCGCGCTCGCCGTCTGCGTCGGGTTGTATGTCATCCTTGATCTGTTTGTGAACCTCGATGAGTTCACGTCCGTCAAGAGCCAGTCCACTGCCGAGACGATCCGCAAGATCATCGACTTCTACTCCTACAACCTGCTCCTTTACTTCGCCCAGCTCGCCGGCGTCATCACCCTCGTCGCCGGCTGCTTCACGTTCGGCCGCATGCACCGCACGAACGAACTGACGGCAGTGCTGGCCTCGGGCACGAGCCTGTATCGCATGGCGGCCCCAGTGCTGATCGCCGCGATGGCGATGAACGCCCTGTGGTTCTTCGATCAGGAAGTGCTCATCCCGCGTTATGCCGACAAGCTCGTGCGCAAACATAATGACATCGAGGGGCGCAACGCCTTCGCCGTCTGGTTCCAGCCCGACAAGAACAATTCGCTCGTTTCCGCCAGCATGTTTCAGCCGCGCGTGCGCGAGATGCGCGGCGTCGTCATCATGAAGCGCGACCAGAACGCCCGGCTCACGGAGGTCATCCAGGCCGACCAGGCCCGGTGGGATGAAGAAGAGCAGATGTGGCACCTCGCCAACGGCACGCAAATGAAACTCGGCGCAACGAGCGACCCGGCCGGGGCCGATGCTCTGGGCCAATTGCCGATCAAGGCCTACGCATCGGACCTGACGCCGAAGGAGCTCGCGCTGCAGCAGGCGACGATGTGGGTGAATTTTCTAAGCCTGGCGGAACTGGGCCGCTTGCAGGAGCGGTTTCCAGGCGGCTCGGCCGAGATCGTCAAAGTGCGCCACAAGCGCATCACGACAATGATCATCAACATGATCCTGCTTTGCCTGGGCGTGCCGTTCTACTTGAGCCGCGAGCGGCACAGCGTGATCGTCGCCGGCGGGCGATGCCTGCTGATGTGCGCCGCTTGCTACGTGTTCGCGTTCATCTGCCAGAGCGTGAGCCTGCCGGGGTTCCTCGACCCGGCTCTGCCCGAGTGGCTGCCGGTGATGGTGTTCCTGCCGGTCGCGGCGGTGATGATGGCGAGCGTGAAGACGTAA